GAGGTGGTTCGGGTCTCTCGCCCGGCCGCATGAGCCGTTCCCTGGCCTCTTGTGTGCGCGGGGACACCGGCGGCGAGGACTTCAACAACGGCTGCGTGGACTGAGACTCTGCCATCCGCGCGGGCGTGCTGTGCGAGGGCGTGCGTGTGGccatggtggtgggcggcggaacTGACTTCGTGCGCTGGTGTGTGACAACCGGCGGAGCCTCGTTGGTAAAGCTGGTCTCCCAGGTGGGTGGCGGAGGCGGCGGCGGGGCGGCATCCAACAGCCGTTCCATCTGGCAGCAATCCGTCCCGGAGTCGAGTGACGGCGTGGAGTTGAGCTCGGAGCGGACAGTAGACAGAGAGTACGAAGACGGGAGAGGTATAAGGTAGTCGGTTGAGGCGGGGCTCTGAGGCTCGTCTGTCCGTctggtgacggtgagacaggcatCGTTGTCGAGCGGTCTCATCACCGTCGCGTCTCTCTCTGCAGATGGCGGCCGTTGGAACACCGGCAGCACGTGACTCACTACATCCGGGTCCTGTCACGCCAAGTAGGACCAGttaatacatatacatacatcagTCATCTTGATACATAGATATACATACAACAGTCATTTTTATACATAGATATACATACAACAGTCATCTTTATACATAGATATGCATACATCAGTCATCTTTATACAGAGATGCATACATCAGTCATCTTTATACAGAGATGCATACATCAGTCATCTTTATATATAGATATGCGTACATCAGTCatctttatacatatatatgcatacatCAGTCATCTCTATACATAGATATGCATACAACAGTCATATGTATACATAGATATCCATACATGCCACAACACACTAACCTTACTGAAAATCTTTGAATTCACGTGAAGTTGATCTATTAGAAGCTTAAAGTGAACTTTGGAAAGTTTAAAAATAAACCTTTCTCCGATTTGAAGAGCAGAGCCATTGAggcctcacacacgcacacacgcacacacgcacgcacgcacacacgcacgcacgcacacagacacgcacacacacgcaaccccccccccaactcacCTGTATACAGTAGCCGAGTCTCTCGAGGATGGTGGTGAAGGCCGGGCGCTCATCAGGTATAGGGTGCCAACACTGGGTCATGACCCTGTAGACGGGTCCAGGGCAGTTGGTGGGCGGCTCCAGACGACCGCCATTGGTCACCAGCTGCATCACCTCCTGGTTACCCCGGCCTGGGTACGGCATGTACCCCAACGACATCACCTCCCACAGTAGCACCCCAAATGACCTGATGGAGGGCAGAGAGAAAGGGATTAATAGTAAAAATACTGTGCTGGTTATGATCGAGATAGATACACAGATACACAGATAGATAGTGTGTGTTGcactctatatattatatatatatatcacacaaatGGGGCCTATTGTACATATTGTGTAAGATGCTAGAGGATGACAAACGTACGAGGAATAACGGTAAGAAATATTATATCTTGGAAGATTTTGACAACATATATTCTGGAGGAGGAAGGCGGCCGTTGTTAGGAAGGAAGTGTCTGCCTGGAGACGCCTGAGAGGAAGCTTTTAGGCCCACACGGCCTGTTTTGTCCAGGGCCgcctttgtttgtttgtttgtccgGGGCATGCTTAGTAACGGAACTCCTAGGGGCAGGGGTTCATCACCCTGCTGCTGTTAGGGGTTCATCACCCTGTTGCTGGTAGGGGTTCATCACCCACCTGCTGGTAGGGGTTCATCACCCACCTGCTGGTAGGGGTTCATCACCCACCTGCTGGCAGGAGTTCATCACCCACCTGCTGGAAGGGGTTCATCACCCACCTGCTGGCAGGGGTTCATCACCCACCTGCTGGCAGGGGTTCATCACCCACCTGCTGGCAGGGGTTCATCACCCACCTGCTGGTAGGGGTTCATCACCCACCTGCTGGTAGGGGTTCATCATCCACCTGCTGGTAGGGGTTCATCACCCACCTGCTGGTAGGGGTTCATCACCCACCTGCTGGCAGGAGTTCATCACCCACCTGCTGGAAGGGGTTCATCACCCACCTGCTGGCAGGGGTTCATCACCCACCTGCTGGCAGGAGTTCATCACCCACCTGCTGG
This DNA window, taken from Procambarus clarkii isolate CNS0578487 chromosome 40, FALCON_Pclarkii_2.0, whole genome shotgun sequence, encodes the following:
- the LOC123757986 gene encoding ALK tyrosine kinase receptor, with amino-acid sequence MLPVKWMPPEAFLDGIFTSKTDVWSFGVLLWEVMSLGYMPYPGRGNQEVMQLVTNGGRLEPPTNCPGPVYRVMTQCWHPIPDERPAFTTILERLGYCIQDPDVVSHVLPVFQRPPSAERDATVMRPLDNDACLTVTRRTDEPQSPASTDYLIPLPSSYSLSTVRSELNSTPSLDSGTDCCQMERLLDAAPPPPPPPTWETSFTNEAPPVVTHQRTKSVPPPTTMATRTPSHSTPARMAESQSTQPLLKSSPPVSPRTQEARERLMRPGERPEPPPIIPLQSVGSTRERPRSQHYHPHRYNNSGSSNNSSSSNNSSVSNSSNTANSHSSASTLPLDPATLPCIPPPLQYVNVQVRGSEYDHEPYIIHETREHREISC